The proteins below come from a single Rosa rugosa chromosome 2, drRosRugo1.1, whole genome shotgun sequence genomic window:
- the LOC133732351 gene encoding zinc finger CCCH domain-containing protein 14-like — protein MDFGGGRKRGRHEAASFNGNGGFKKSKPEMESFSTGIGSKSKPCTKFFSTSGCPFGEGCHFLHYVPGGVKAVSQMTGSNPTHPPPPRHSAAPPSFPDGSSPPAVKTRLCNKYNTAEGCKFGDKCHFAHGEYELGRPTAQSYDDPRGGGAMHGRMGGRNEPPPPSHGGAGRFGAIANAKISVDASLAGAIIGKNGLNSKQICRVTGAKLSIREHESDPKLRNIELEGTFDQIKDASAMVQDIIVNVSSAAGPHMRNPSMGASQGSSNFKTKLCENFTKGQCTFGDRCHFAHGAEELRRGGM, from the exons ATGGACTTCGGCGGTGGTCGCAAGCGAGGCAGGCACGAAGCGGCGTCGTTTAACGGCAATGGCGGCTTCAAGAAATCCAAGCCAG AAATGGAGTCCTTTTCAACTGGTATAGGAAGCAAATCGAAGCCATGCACAAAGTTTTTCAG CACTTCTGGTTGCCCTTTTGGAGAGGGATGTCACTTCTTGCATTATGTTCCTGGTGGCGTCAAAGCTGTATCTCAGATGACTGGTAGCAACCCAACTCATCCACCTCCTCCCAGACATTCAGCAGCCCCACCATCATTTCCAGATGGTTCTTCTCCACCAGCTGTCAAGACACGGTTATGCAACAAATACAACACAGCTGAAGGTTGCAAGTTTGGAGATAAATGTCATTTTGCTCACGGTGAATATGAGCTTGGGAGGCCCACTGCTCAATCTTATGATGATCCTCGTGGTGGGGGAGCAATGCATGGAAGGATGGGAGGTCGGAATGAGCCTCCCCCACCAAGTCATGGAGGTGCAGGTAGATTTGGGGCCATTGCCAATGCTAAGATTAGTGTAGATGCTTCCCTCGCCGGAGCCATAATTGGAAAAAATGGTCTGAACTCAAAGCAGATTTGTCGTGTGACTGGAGCAAAGCTTTCTATAAGAGAGCATGAGTCAGACCCGAAGCTGAGGAACATTGAGCTTGAGGGTACTTTTGATCAGATTAAAGATGCCAGTGCCATGGTTCAAGATATTATTGTGAACGTGAGCTCAGCTGCTGGACCTCACATGAGAAATCCTTCTATGGGGGCTTCTCAAGGAAGTAGTAACTTCAAGACTAAGCTTTGCGAGAATTTTACTAAAGGTCAATGCACATTTGGTGACAGGTGCCACTTTGCACATGGGGCTGAAGAATTGCGCAGGGGAGGGATGTGA